The DNA segment CCCTTGGAACCAGAAATAATGAAAATGTCGTGGCAAACGGAAAAGAACTTTGTAGATTGTGGTGTCTTTGCAATGAGACACATGGAGACATACACAGGGAAGCATGTGAGCAAGAAGGAATGGGATAGTGGGCTGTCGAAAGAGTCACCAGAACAAGACAAAGAGTTGGTTGAACTGAGATACAAGTATTTAAGCAAAATACTTTTATCCGACATCAACTTAGCGAAAGGTGAAATGATGGAACTATTAGAGAAGTATGAGAAGATGGAGCCTGAAAAGAAAGAGGAATGCAAGAAAAATGCGGAAAAGAAAATCAATGACAGATTGAACAAGAAATATTGATTGTGTTGGTTGAACAATATAACATTAGTTTGGTAGTTGTCTGTAATATTTTGTGCTGGTTTAACAATTAATATGGTGCTGGTTTAACAATTACATTGTACTGCTTTAACAGTTATATTAGGAAAGTTAATTTTATGCTGGTTTTACAATTAATATTGTGCTGCTTTCACTATGACAATATGTGATGGTTTCATAGAAGAAGTTTAAAATTGTGCTGGTTTTATAATTGTGCTGGTTTTAAAGAACAAAGTTTAAAATTGTGCTGGTTTTAAACAGTATATTGAATGTTGAAAAATCAAATTCTTGACAATTGCATTTACAAATCAACAAAAACTAATAATGTGCTGGTTGAATGTTGTAAACATAATAAGAATACAAGAAATCCAAACTGAAATGAAAAAAATAACAAATCCAAATATCATGATTTCCAAGACACACGACTAACTGCTCTTCTGGGAATCAGCAACAGTAGTCTTCATCTTACAAGTCCGACTATTATGTCCATGACCTCCACATATCAAACAACCTCTAGTTTTAGGTTTCTTTGATATTCTTGaagatgatacctcacgaaaagACTTTAAGCGTTTGTTTGAACCACACCCCTTGTTTCTAATACCACTAGGTGGAAGAATGGTAGCAGAAGACGATGAACATGGCTGATCAGCACGAAGAATATTAGCTAATCTTGCATTCTTGTCAAGTGATTCTGCAGGAAGGTCAGCAGAATCAACCTTCAACTTCGACTCGATCACTTGGTCTCTATACAACGATAACAGGTCCATATTTGTAACAAGACGGTTAACAATATGTTCAGTTGCAGTCATTATCTCACGCACAATGCTGGAAGCACGTTCAACTTGATTACCAACAGCATTTTGATCAAAACTCGAAACTTTTGTCTTTTTTGGAACAACATCTCTTGTCCAACGCCccataacatattttttagggAACTCCTTTATACCACAAAGACGAAGAACACAAAAGGCATGCCTACATAGCAAACCATACTGCTCATATCGGTTGCAGCTGCATTTAATTACCATATCCTTAGGAGTAAAAAGAACCTACACAAATAACAAATGCTTTATATTGTGCTAGTTTATAACAAAGTGTGCTGGTTTATATATGTAAAATTCTAATTGTAAATATAAATCACTGTGCTACTTAAAATGTATTGTAGAAAGCAGAACATGTTTGTGCTACTAAAGGTATAAATAAATACCTCATGAAGGCCGGGAAGATTGACGTGTAGAATATAAAACTTAATTGAATCACCAACTTCTTCTTCACGCCTGCACATACAATTCTTGCAAGCAAGTCGAATTTCTTCTTGAACATCAAAAAAAATCCCCCGAGTATAAATCTTTACAGCTTCCCGTTCCAATTCATAATTGGTTTTCATGGCAGGTTGTGTGTATCTGGTATCATGATCACGTTTGCTGCGCTTAAACCTCTGAGATTCCATTGCAGTATCAAAATGGCTCAAAAACTCAACTAATGACAATTTTGTGTTGGTTAATTGACCAAAAAAATGATTTTCACTCTCAGACCTAGATGTTGTACGCATAAGACCGGACATATGTTCATGACGATAGTATGCAGGAATCCAATCTGATCTGAGGTTGTACATATCAGACAGCCAGCTGTTACTAGTAAGGTTGTACTTAATCATTAAATCACACCATTGTGTCTCAAACTGTGCTGGTTCAAGAGCATCAGTCCATACAACAGCACATATATCTTCTTTAAAAACCTCATCTTGTGATAGCTCAGTACCAACCTATAACAAAAaaataattagtatattaaaacaGCAAACAAATCCTAAAATGTGCTGGTTTATATGTTAAAGTGTGCTAGTTGATGTATAAACTTAAACTATGATGCTTAAACTGTGATGGTTtaaagaaagtgtgctggtttaaaAGTGTGCTGAGTTATATGCCAAAGTGTGCTGGTTTAAAAGTGTGCTGATTTATATGCTAAAGTGTGCTGGTTTaaatggattgtttaaagtgTGCTGGTTTATATGCTAAAAGTGTGCTGGTTTAATTTATGCTGGTTTAAAAAATTATAACATTGTAAAACTGTGCTGGTTTAAGAAAGTTACCTTTTCAGAAACTTTGATCATTATATGCCACATACACAAACGATGTCTGGTATCTGGGAAAACATCTCGGATGGCAATTTTCATTGCAGCGTCCTGATCAGTCACAACCACCTTAGGTGCAACACCAAAAGCCTTCAAAAAACTTTGAagaagccatttatatgattcaGCAGTTTCAGATGCTAACAAAGAACCAGCAAACGTGACATTGTGATGATGATTATCGATTCCAGTGAACGGAACAAATACCAAGTCATACCTAAAAATTGAATTGATTATATTACAACTGCTTGCTGAATTGTGCtagtttaataaaaatatgaataaatGATCTACAAAAAATGAATAAAATACCTGTTCGTACGGAACGTAGCATCAAAAGACATAACATCCCCAAAGACCTCATAATTCAGTTTCATTTCTTCATCAGCCCAAAATAATCCAGCAAGAGAAGCTTTTTCATCACAATAATATTCACAAGAAAAATTCGGCAAATACAGCTTCTTCTTCATAAGACGTTGGACAGCCATGTCCACATCAAACTCTCCAATGAACAAATTAATATCTCTTTTAAAATTTTTACAATCAGTAGACGTCACTCCAACCTTATCAAATCCACCACGAATCTTTCTCATAAGGTTGAATGCCCTAACTGGACCAATATTCATCTCAgaaaaatcagaaagcagttgCTCTTCAGTGAATGTCAACTTTCTAGACGAAGCTAAAAGATGATAATCCTCTTCATCAACAAAAGAATGATTATGCTCCTCAAATACATGAGAAATTCTATAAGTATTTTTTGGAGTTAAAGACATACGGATGTGTGCCTTACATCCGGTACGTTTAGAAGGTCTCCACCTTTGGTCATTTAACTTTTTATCAGCACCAACACTATCATTTACCGTGTCAACAGCACAGGATGTCACTGAACCCTCTTTCGCACAAACAAAGTACTTTCTAATCACAACACCATTTTTTGAAGATTGAGTATGCTTTCGACCCTCAAACCCAGATAACTTAGCATACTTCTTATAGAAATTAAAGGCAGAATCAATTGACTGGAAATGCATACCAACTACAGGTTTGGAAGAATCTGGAACAATAGGAGTATAATACTGATTACCAGTAGTTGGACAGATACGAACTCCTGAACAAATCAAAAAACCAGAACAAATAAAAGATATCAGCACAAACTTTACAATAAACCAGCACAAAAAACAAGCACAAGTTTACCAGGCAAACTAGCACAAAATAAAGATATCAGCACAACTTTACAAAACTACACTTTAAAATATGATGTAATATAAAAAAACCAGCACAACTTCAAAAAACCAGCACAACTTCAGAACTAcacttttaaataaaaaccaGCACAACTTAGATCAaaactaaaaacctaaaaagtagaTGAAATTAAAACTAGAAGGTATTTTACCATCGACAGTAGTAGACATCATTAAAATAGAGGAGGATAAATCAGCAAATCAATGAATGAACAGAGGAGCTAGGGTTCCAGCaaatcgatgaaaacgatgaacGATTCAGCAGGATTGATCTCAATCTCGCAGGTACCGGCaaatcgatgaaaacgatgaacGATTCAGCAGGATTGAGATTGAGATTTGCGATTGATTTAGATGTGGTCAGATGATGAAAACGATTGAATTAGACGTGGTCAGATGATGAAGCTCAATGAATGAATCAATGAAAAATATGAAAGAAGGAATGAAAATCGTGTGATTAAAACTAAGTACAGATCTGTTTGAAATTTGCATTTTCCAATATTACCCTTTCACCTAAATTAATGAGATTGCCACATGTAAGCTCAAGATTGCTTCTTAGGAAACTTAGGGAAGATTAAATTCTTAGTTgaacctctacctatatatatatatatatatatatagggagaagatcatgcgagaaccacctcttattgtgagaaccgcgagaaccaatgtgaacacataaaaaatgcctaaaaatagctaaaaatcacacaaaaattttttttttgaattttttaatatttttttataaaaaaatcgctacttttcgaagccaaaaaaaaaaattttttttaatttttttaaaaaaaaaaaatttttttgcttctaaaaatagcgattttaacataaaaaatattaaaaattcaaaaaaaaatttttagattttttttctgatttttttagatttttttagattttttaaggttttttgggggtttagtttttagcattttagcttgggggggggggtgtttaggtttttggggggtgggggagggggtttaggtttttggggggtgggggagggggtttaggtttttgggggggggggtgggggaggggggtttaggttttttttttggggggggggggggtggggttaggttttttttaggttttttttagcatttagcttggggggggggggggttaggtttttttagctattttaggttgtgttcacattggttctcaaggttctcacaataagggtggctctcgcatgagcccctccctatatatatatatatatatatatatatatatatatatatatatatatatatatatatataggggagggttatcttgagaacgctaaatattgcgagaaccgtgagaacgaatgaaaaaaccaataaaaccaatttttttaatacaaaactcattgtaattaagatacaacatcaaaaaaagaatttacaacatcaaataattcatttctcctttcaaaatcactctttttagattttttacacatgtgtaaatataacagatttacacatgtgtaaatggcaaacttacacatgtgtaaattttctttatttacgaattcacgtaaatttaaacgtgtaaattaaatttctaacattgtattcgagtaatgatgataagtgtagaaaaaaaatttgaatttgaattgtttttgaccatgTTCTtgcggttttttcatttgttctcacggttctcacaatatttagcgttctcatttaaaccttcccctatatatatatatatatatatatatatatatatatatatatatatatatatatatatatatatattattggagtgaatttcaaggattgtcctttatcattatacccattttcaggcgctgtcttttatgtttaaaattgatggGTTTTGTACTTTATCTTTTAAAATCTATCGCGTTTTGTCCTTTTGGTATAACCCAGTTTGATTTTTTAGTTAAATGTGGTCATGTGCAGGTCATGTGAGCGTAGATCTGTCATTTAATGCCTCTTTTAATATCCAAAGTTATCATCTTCCCCAATTTCATTCTTCATGAACCCTAGTTACAGAGTTCCCGcaaatagggctgtaaacgagccgagttagacccagctcgagctcgggtcgaactcgattcgagctggctcgaCTCGAGCTCAAagttcaaatcgagctgagatttgaggctcgagctcgactcgattagaattcgagctagctcggcttgGCTCGATCTAGttcgaactaacaaagaaccgcaaaatttactacttaaaaggCACTTAAAATGAATGTCAtcatagactaagggccataattgctatttaatttaaccatatggctaaatatgcaagtataaatagttaattcacttagtacattgtctttaccttcttttataggggagatactcccttagtttttgtgttctaagcgatgtgggacaaaaaatgaagaatgtaaaccttatcgagccagctcactagctcacgagccgagccaggccaagctcgagctcggctcgtttacaaaccgagccgagctggctcgtttacaaccgagccaatttcgagccgagctttctttGAGCTTTTTTCGCGCGAGCAGCGAGCCaggagttttttgaacacccctaccccTAAATTGAGATCTGACTTCCCacccaaaaccctagttcttctcaAGTGATTCCCCAATTGAAGATGGTGTTGTGTAATCAAACGGGACAATGTCAACGAGTCTAGTGAAGCATCGGGCGTCAAACGGTGTGGTTGCACCTGCTCTTACAACAATTCAGATCAAGGAGATATCGAAAGGGGTTCAAAATCTATATGAAATTATTCGATCCACTTCGAATGGAACGAATGTTTATAGGTATTCAACGTTATCTCCAATTCCTCTAGCTGTGCCACCTCATCATGATGATTAACGGTCAGCATAGAAGTACTTTATGAAAATGGAGCTGCTGCTAAAGACCTATTTCGGGCTTCAAGCCTACAAAGTAGAAGGCTTGTGACCTTGATCTCTGCAACCCATCTTCCAGATGGTCGTTGCCAGACCCCCACAAATTTCTTCCGGGCTCACCGGGGACCACCTAGTATTGCGGTTTCCTCTACTTCAGTCAACATCCCACCCCAAGCCATGTTGAATTCAGGACTATGTTCTTGACCATTGGCTAGGTTTCTCTTCCTAGCCATTCACTCTCTAAAAGTGTAATTTGTAAATGGTTGAGTTTGTGATACGAATAAGCTAAATCATGATGTgttttgtcgcaacccccgaccctaccccgggagcgggtGGCCGCGAGGTCCAGattagtggtatcggtgtttattaatttggcagcgaaaattaaacatcaggaccgtagttaggaaatagtttatcagagttaaaacaccacacttttataaataataaatacatgggaaaaacccaagtttatagggataaaccctattttattgaaataaaactttttgcttatttaggtaactttttatagccacttttccaagccttcagtgctatccagctgatttctatttggctttcacattttgttacctgaaacgcgttttaaaagttttatcagcaagaaatacttgCGAGTgtatcccaatttaatcaaaacaagaTTTTATATCTTTACAGTATTTAGAgcaattacaatgtttttatctacccaattaccacccacggtactgtcaatcctgacttgtggtcatgctactacccatagtgtagtaacaagtaatgtatacaaaaccccaacataccgacagtaattgtagaatacatagactcaatcactattaaatatactttaaaataattgaggttttgtaaaaacagtttataaaaataagatgtactcacattgttgttttagATAATACTACTGCTTTCTGGTGACTTCCTtgttataatctattaaaattaaacaatgcacacgtgttagtagaataacccaatttacatttgCTATACAcctgagacagaactccaatgactgagtcaggcagagccttgacatgcgttacggagctctagatcaatcgggcagagtaactaatacgtaaccgggggttataatacttacaacgaggcagagcttcgctttttctggtgacttcctggttataatctattaaaattaaacaatgcacacgtgttagtagaataacccaatttacatttgCTATACAcctgagacagaactccaatgactgagtcaggcagagccttgacatgcgttacggagctctagatcaatcgggcagagtaactaatacgtaaccgggggttataatacttacaacgaggcagagcttcgctttttaggggtataatacccgagagTTTTAGCTATCATATATCTTGAGAGAGAAAAGAAATTGAGCGACGATGAACTGAGTCTGAGGCCCATTTTTGTAAGGGCTGATCGTGGTTCTCTTACGCCCGCGAGAGATAGAAGGCaaggccttcgcggcccgcgagaatgctagggtaggccctagcttagTCGAGTCAACGACTAGCCTTCACACGCGTTGGCCATGTGGCGGAACCGGGTTGAGCCTGGTGTCACCTTGTCGTGGTCCGCGACAGACTGGCCTGTCtgggtcgcgccccgcgagcggccataaatatttgttttatttgatttttaataatataaagGTATATTAGGTCCGTTcctcgtatacggggtgtattttaggacgtataggagTATTTTAATGGTTTTTGAGAAAGTTGTTATATTCTCCCCAACTTGTTTTAgatctcgtcctcgaggtctactggaacaggtgtggatatttctcTGCATCTCTGACTCGAGCTCcgaagtgtattctggtcctctcttggaatcccatttcactttgactagaactaatctcttgtgtttgagattcttgatctttctatgtTCAATCTGCAGGGGTTCTCCACAAACTTAAGcgtctcatttacctctatatccttaagaggtaccgtTAAGTATTCATCtgctaagcacttcttgagattacatacatgaaatacatcatgtattcctgccatttcctctggcagttgtagctggtaagctactggtcctattcttctaataatctcaaagggTCCAACATACCTAAGGCTTAGCTTTCCCTTTCTTATGAATCTGaccactcctttccatggagaaacttttaataataccttattttctacttgaaattccaatgatTTTCATATGTTATCAGCATATCTCTTTTGTCGATCCCGTGCtacttttagtctttccttgacctgaataatcttgtccgttgtttcctgtactatctctggtccagacaattgtttttctccaatttctgcccacaGACTGGAGTTtagcactttcgtccataaaacgcttcaaatggtgcaacattgatactggtatgatagctgttattgtaggaaaattattttaatggtaaatgatcgtcccaatttcttCCGAAaccaattacacaagctctaatcatatcttccattgtctgaattgtcctttcgctttgtccgtccctttgaggatgataagcagtgcttagatttaacttggttcccattgctttttggaaactagtccaaaaatgaaaagtaaaacggctatctctatcagaaacaatagataaaggaattccatgtaatgaaactatttcatttacatataacttggctaattgttccatactgaaagtttccttcgttggtaagaaatgagcagacttggttaatctgtctacgatcacccagattgtatcattaccttttcgtgtcttgggtaatttagtaGCAAAGTCCATTATTATCAattcccacttccatataggcatttctagttgctgcaataaacctgagggtttctgatgttcagctttaacctgtgaacaggttagacacttggcaacataggtggctatatcctttttcattcctatc comes from the Helianthus annuus cultivar XRQ/B chromosome 4, HanXRQr2.0-SUNRISE, whole genome shotgun sequence genome and includes:
- the LOC110914323 gene encoding protein FAR1-RELATED SEQUENCE 5-like, whose translation is MSLTPKNTYRISHVFEEHNHSFVDEEDYHLLASSRKLTFTEEQLLSDFSEMNIGPVRAFNLMRKIRGGFDKVGVTSTDCKNFKRDINLFIGEFDVDMAVQRLMKKKLYLPNFSCEYYCDEKASLAGLFWADEEMKLNYEVFGDVMSFDATFRTNRYDLVFVPFTGIDNHHHNVTFAGSLLASETAESYKWLLQSFLKAFGVAPKVVVTDQDAAMKIAIRDVFPDTRHRLCMWHIMIKVSEKVGTELSQDEVFKEDICAVVWTDALEPAQFETQWCDLMIKYNLTSNSWLSDMYNLRSDWIPAYYRHEHMSGLMRTTSRSESENHFFGQLTNTKLSLVEFLSHFDTAMESQRFKRSKRDHDTRYTQPAMKTNYELEREAVKIYTRGIFFDVQEEIRLACKNCMCRREEEVGDSIKFYILHVNLPGLHEVLFTPKDMVIKCSCNRYEQYGLLCRHAFCVLRLCGIKEFPKKYVMGRWTRDVVPKKTKVSSFDQNAVGNQVERASSIVREIMTATEHIVNRLVTNMDLLSLYRDQVIESKLKVDSADLPAESLDKNARLANILRADQPCSSSSATILPPSGIRNKGCGSNKRLKSFREVSSSRISKKPKTRGCLICGGHGHNSRTCKMKTTVADSQKSS